A genomic window from Tolypothrix sp. PCC 7910 includes:
- the ureE gene encoding urease accessory protein UreE encodes MLTFTQRKPPDTDAIVSLTLPLTAEERTRSRHRFETADGQVVFLRLPRGTVLQDGDILLEETQDILMRIKAKPEPVITVFANTPQLLLRAAYHLGNRHVPVEITINYLRLSHDSVLQTMLEQLGLDIKAEILPFQPEQGAYGHHAH; translated from the coding sequence ATGTTGACGTTTACCCAACGTAAACCGCCAGATACCGATGCTATAGTCAGCTTAACTTTACCTCTCACAGCCGAAGAACGCACCCGCAGTCGCCATCGTTTTGAAACAGCAGATGGTCAGGTTGTATTTTTGCGTTTACCTAGAGGTACAGTTCTGCAAGATGGTGATATTCTCCTAGAAGAAACGCAAGATATTTTAATGAGAATTAAAGCAAAACCAGAACCAGTAATAACTGTTTTTGCTAATACACCACAGTTATTATTAAGAGCCGCATATCATTTAGGAAATCGCCATGTTCCTGTAGAAATTACAATTAATTATTTACGCTTATCTCACGACTCAGTTTTACAAACAATGTTAGAACAATTAGGATTAGACATTAAAGCAGAAATTTTACCATTTCAGCCAGAACAGGGAGCTTATGGACATCACGCTCACTGA
- a CDS encoding NAD(P)/FAD-dependent oxidoreductase — protein sequence MNTPQSQSTAYAADTFINKIYDVVIVGAGPVGLATAIGLRKRGIENILVIDQARAFRQVGQVVDLLPNGLKALKYLEPNAYEAVKTASLTFVNSPQFDKEQTTEVSEKNLPKPSQQWVSKNLQGKLVRATSLSFDVWLQNYGEGRISISWYDLQTTLRKLLPEDQVKPNHRCINVVDEPEMGCVRLDCLSDTSVEANPYAYWADGQKNNDLLAQNLDSVYQNSVTKSFRAKIAVAADGINSTVRRLLYADSPYQSFAKPEYSGYAAIYCREITDIPKELRSRLEEKFFAGSPILTVANYDLASQHSFSECPRMMLVNRESILYLLHLPVPLNSLQDKSGNELINLALQELEKADYPDELKQLVQLSPPENMSQRPYYIHRATACKNIFPGWSAGRIILVGDAAHGMPPFMAQGANQGLEDAMVVTTLINNIAKENDWDNKQAIATAFEKYERLRRPFMEYIQAATLTHFPSSSDQQWQEYNQKVYTRNFDQIITELQPISHK from the coding sequence ATGAATACTCCACAAAGCCAATCTACAGCATATGCCGCAGATACATTTATCAATAAAATCTACGATGTTGTCATAGTTGGTGCTGGGCCTGTTGGTTTAGCCACTGCCATTGGTTTACGCAAACGTGGTATTGAAAATATTCTTGTCATAGACCAAGCTCGAGCTTTTCGTCAGGTTGGACAAGTTGTGGATCTTCTACCTAATGGTTTAAAAGCTTTGAAATATTTAGAGCCTAACGCCTACGAAGCAGTCAAAACAGCGAGCTTGACTTTTGTTAATTCTCCGCAGTTTGATAAAGAGCAAACTACTGAAGTTTCGGAAAAAAATCTGCCAAAGCCTTCTCAACAATGGGTTTCTAAAAACTTACAGGGAAAACTAGTTAGGGCAACTTCTTTGAGTTTTGACGTTTGGTTGCAAAATTATGGTGAAGGTCGAATTTCCATTTCTTGGTATGATTTGCAGACTACTCTCAGAAAACTGCTTCCCGAAGACCAAGTTAAACCCAATCATCGTTGCATCAATGTTGTGGATGAGCCAGAAATGGGATGCGTTCGCCTTGATTGTCTTTCTGATACCAGCGTAGAAGCTAACCCCTATGCATATTGGGCAGATGGACAAAAAAATAACGATTTATTAGCCCAAAATCTAGACAGTGTCTATCAAAACTCAGTTACAAAATCATTCCGAGCTAAAATAGCTGTGGCCGCAGATGGTATCAACTCTACAGTTCGTAGACTACTTTATGCAGATAGCCCTTACCAAAGTTTTGCCAAACCAGAATATTCTGGGTATGCCGCCATCTATTGTAGAGAAATAACGGACATACCAAAAGAACTGCGATCGCGTCTTGAAGAGAAATTTTTTGCAGGCTCACCAATTTTAACAGTAGCTAATTATGACTTAGCCAGTCAGCATTCTTTCAGTGAATGTCCGAGAATGATGTTAGTTAACAGGGAAAGCATTCTCTATTTATTACACCTGCCTGTACCGTTAAACTCATTGCAGGATAAGTCTGGTAATGAGTTGATTAACTTAGCTTTGCAAGAGTTAGAAAAAGCAGATTATCCCGATGAACTTAAACAATTAGTGCAGCTATCTCCTCCAGAAAATATGTCACAACGTCCGTATTATATTCATCGCGCCACTGCTTGTAAGAATATTTTTCCCGGCTGGAGTGCAGGACGAATTATTTTAGTTGGTGATGCAGCACATGGTATGCCTCCTTTTATGGCTCAAGGAGCTAATCAAGGACTTGAAGATGCTATGGTTGTTACAACATTAATTAATAATATTGCCAAAGAAAATGATTGGGATAACAAGCAAGCTATAGCCACAGCCTTCGAGAAATATGAGCGTCTTCGTCGCCCGTTTATGGAATATATTCAAGCAGCCACATTAACACACTTTCCTAGCTCATCAGATCAACAGTGGCAAGAATATAACCAAAAAGTATATACCCGTAACTTTGACCAAATAATTACAGAATTACAGCCTATTTCACATAAATGA
- a CDS encoding urease accessory protein UreF: MDITLTDNSFLAILQLTSPALPVGAYSYSEGLETLVEQNTITNQQNLQDWLASQLSYGAIRIEAAVMLRAYKSAKIGDLAALSDWNHWLSAARETAELRAASWQMGRSLMQLLGKLQPEILPMVNAVGNPSNYAIAFGIAAAHWQINIQAAVLGYLHSWASNLITAGVKLIPLGQTTGQQLLIDLQPLLNIAAVEILALEDDELACCTWGLSLASMQHETQYTRLFRS; the protein is encoded by the coding sequence ATGGACATCACGCTCACTGATAACTCTTTTTTAGCTATTTTGCAATTAACTAGCCCAGCTTTACCAGTGGGAGCATATAGTTATTCGGAAGGATTAGAAACTTTAGTTGAACAAAATACTATTACCAATCAGCAAAACCTGCAAGACTGGTTAGCATCTCAACTAAGTTATGGTGCAATTCGCATTGAAGCGGCGGTGATGCTGAGGGCTTATAAATCAGCGAAAATCGGAGACTTAGCTGCATTATCCGATTGGAACCATTGGTTATCGGCTGCTAGAGAAACCGCAGAATTACGCGCTGCTAGCTGGCAAATGGGGCGATCGCTCATGCAATTACTTGGTAAACTACAACCAGAAATTTTACCGATGGTGAATGCTGTGGGTAATCCTAGCAATTATGCGATCGCCTTTGGCATTGCTGCGGCTCATTGGCAAATCAACATTCAAGCTGCTGTATTAGGATATCTGCATAGTTGGGCTAGTAATTTAATTACCGCTGGCGTAAAACTGATACCTTTAGGACAAACCACTGGACAGCAGTTATTGATAGACTTACAGCCATTATTGAATATTGCCGCAGTAGAAATTTTAGCTTTAGAAGATGATGAACTCGCCTGTTGTACTTGGGGCTTATCCCTTGCTAGTATGCAGCATGAAACGCAGTATACAAGGTTGTTTAGGAGTTAG
- a CDS encoding ferritin-like domain-containing protein, with protein sequence MTVIYPRKFQNAISARDILKQVVRDRELHLITLNRYRYSEQRSCKDLTALIEYLNGQPKQLIKDLSHHISDEARHAMWLTDLLVDLGADIGKPPGSSYIDEFERLLDSENQDPVGNLDNFVISTLATINITEKRGCEYFSAHIYALKQAPQTEENIKIRETIEKILPEEAGHVRWGNRWLAQIADKSPEHRQKVEQAKRKYAAIEQAAFESGMDITLGAELRRVATLVELANNMPVWQRPQYLMERLPQTLLAPELQMVRIQAAQKAWQRDPKVFMEKFVPMFLNGIQKKRD encoded by the coding sequence GTGACTGTTATTTACCCACGGAAATTTCAGAATGCGATCAGTGCGCGGGATATCCTTAAACAGGTAGTACGCGATCGCGAATTGCATTTAATCACCCTCAACCGCTACCGTTATAGTGAGCAGCGCAGTTGTAAAGACTTGACCGCGCTGATTGAATATCTCAATGGACAGCCAAAGCAACTAATTAAGGACTTGTCGCACCACATTTCTGATGAAGCGCGTCATGCAATGTGGCTAACGGATTTGTTAGTCGATTTGGGCGCAGATATTGGCAAGCCACCTGGTTCTTCCTACATCGACGAATTTGAACGGTTACTCGACTCAGAAAATCAAGATCCGGTTGGCAACCTAGACAATTTTGTAATTTCTACCCTAGCCACAATTAACATTACCGAAAAGCGGGGTTGTGAGTATTTCTCGGCTCATATCTACGCCTTAAAACAAGCACCACAAACTGAAGAAAACATTAAAATTCGCGAAACTATCGAAAAAATCTTGCCAGAAGAAGCCGGACACGTGCGTTGGGGTAATCGCTGGTTAGCGCAAATAGCCGATAAAAGTCCAGAACATCGGCAAAAAGTTGAGCAAGCCAAGCGCAAGTATGCCGCAATTGAGCAAGCTGCCTTTGAATCTGGTATGGATATTACTCTCGGTGCAGAACTGCGTCGGGTTGCTACCTTGGTGGAACTAGCAAATAATATGCCAGTTTGGCAACGTCCCCAATACCTCATGGAACGCTTACCGCAGACCTTGCTAGCACCTGAGTTGCAAATGGTGAGAATCCAAGCAGCCCAAAAAGCTTGGCAACGCGATCCCAAAGTATTTATGGAGAAATTTGTACCTATGTTCCTCAACGGGATTCAGAAGAAGAGGGATTAG
- the ureG gene encoding urease accessory protein UreG → MTNTTFRVGVAGPVGSGKTALVDALCKALREQYQIAVVTNDIYTQEDAQFLVRSQALASDRILGVETGGCPHTAIREDASMNLAAIEQLEQRVTNLDLVFLESGGDNLAATFSPELVDLTIYVIDVAAGDKIPRKGGPGITKSDLLVINKIDLAPYVGADLNVMDRDAKKMRGDKPFIFTNLKTQQGLTEVIEFVRKHIA, encoded by the coding sequence ATGACAAACACCACATTTCGAGTCGGAGTTGCAGGCCCGGTTGGTTCGGGGAAAACTGCGTTAGTAGATGCTTTATGTAAGGCGTTGCGCGAACAGTATCAAATTGCTGTGGTAACGAATGATATTTATACTCAGGAGGATGCACAATTTTTAGTGCGTTCTCAGGCTTTAGCAAGCGATCGCATTTTGGGTGTAGAAACGGGGGGTTGTCCCCACACTGCAATTCGCGAAGATGCTTCGATGAATTTGGCTGCAATTGAACAATTAGAGCAGCGAGTTACTAATTTAGATTTGGTATTTTTAGAAAGTGGCGGCGATAATTTAGCAGCTACATTCAGCCCTGAGTTAGTAGATTTAACAATTTATGTCATCGATGTCGCGGCTGGTGATAAAATACCTCGCAAAGGTGGCCCAGGCATTACTAAATCTGATTTATTGGTAATTAATAAAATCGACCTTGCACCTTATGTCGGTGCAGATTTAAATGTTATGGATAGAGATGCTAAGAAAATGCGTGGTGATAAACCTTTTATTTTTACTAACTTAAAAACTCAACAAGGGCTAACAGAAGTAATTGAATTTGTACGCAAACATATTGCATGA
- a CDS encoding GNAT family N-acetyltransferase: MVSRDLIIKIVESPEEFAAIKAIRIAVFQEEQGVEAALEFDGKDEICDHLIAYLNQEAVGTTRIRYLDEQTAKIERLAVLSHARGNGIGKKIMEKAINVIASKNIPEVVINSQEYVKALYRKMGFIEEGEIFIEAGIPHIKMRRKL; this comes from the coding sequence ATGGTAAGCAGAGATTTAATTATAAAAATCGTTGAGTCTCCTGAAGAATTTGCAGCAATTAAAGCAATTAGAATCGCTGTTTTTCAGGAAGAACAAGGAGTAGAAGCTGCTTTAGAATTTGATGGGAAAGATGAAATCTGTGACCATTTAATAGCTTATTTAAATCAAGAAGCTGTCGGTACTACTAGAATTAGATATTTAGATGAGCAGACTGCCAAAATAGAAAGACTAGCTGTTTTATCCCACGCTAGAGGTAATGGTATTGGTAAGAAAATTATGGAAAAAGCAATAAATGTTATTGCTAGTAAAAATATTCCCGAGGTTGTCATTAATTCTCAAGAATATGTCAAAGCTTTATATAGAAAAATGGGTTTTATAGAAGAAGGAGAAATATTTATCGAAGCAGGTATTCCTCATATAAAAATGAGGAGGAAATTATAA
- a CDS encoding DUF3172 domain-containing protein, with translation MRRTPTRSSNSSKSSPFQSSLFNFTTIAILGGVFVLGIGIGIAFSSTTTLSPSNVASREFIDTKAPNPEICVQYGASAMVMDARLFVTLNPFNVYVAQPSMRPGCVLRQNNWALLEQRKLVTSDQVRECKNRLNTFGFTGNLDTDKPDIRCIYQNESAQNFFMSQPGAVAPTQETDRF, from the coding sequence ATGAGACGTACACCCACTAGATCAAGTAATAGTTCTAAATCTTCTCCATTTCAATCTTCTCTCTTTAACTTCACCACCATAGCAATCTTGGGGGGAGTGTTTGTCTTGGGGATTGGGATTGGCATTGCTTTTAGTTCGACAACTACTTTGTCCCCATCTAACGTGGCTTCTCGTGAATTTATTGACACTAAAGCACCAAACCCTGAAATTTGTGTGCAATATGGAGCCAGCGCTATGGTGATGGACGCTAGACTTTTCGTAACTCTTAACCCGTTTAATGTTTATGTTGCTCAACCGAGTATGCGCCCTGGATGCGTTCTGCGCCAAAATAACTGGGCACTTTTAGAGCAGCGGAAGTTAGTAACATCTGACCAAGTAAGAGAATGTAAAAATCGCCTAAATACTTTTGGTTTTACGGGTAACTTAGATACTGATAAACCTGATATTAGATGCATATACCAAAATGAATCCGCGCAAAACTTCTTTATGTCTCAACCTGGAGCAGTTGCGCCGACTCAAGAAACCGATAGATTCTAA
- a CDS encoding gamma-glutamylcyclotransferase, with protein MSLTRSDLESRRLQQTIVKSGTGIILSEAQLQESFSQTMKQHQPNSDVWLFAYGSLIWNPIFKFAEQRVGKIYGWHRSFCLWVPQGRGTPENRGLVLGLDSGGSCRGIAYRIAAADVSSELPLLWRREMVVGSYIPHWVKVFDGMQQFPAITFVINRQHRAYAGKISPQTMINSIATASGELGSCADYLMQTVNGLMKVGIKDQQLFWLSKQVLILQNQLGLNISSDY; from the coding sequence TTGTCACTCACACGTTCTGATCTCGAATCTAGACGCTTGCAACAGACGATTGTCAAGTCTGGGACTGGCATAATATTAAGTGAAGCACAGTTACAAGAATCTTTCAGCCAAACAATGAAGCAACATCAGCCAAATTCTGATGTTTGGTTGTTTGCATATGGTTCGCTTATTTGGAACCCTATCTTTAAATTTGCAGAGCAACGCGTTGGTAAAATTTACGGTTGGCATCGCAGTTTTTGCTTGTGGGTACCTCAAGGTCGTGGTACACCAGAAAATCGAGGATTAGTATTAGGTTTAGATAGTGGTGGTAGTTGTCGAGGTATTGCATATCGAATAGCTGCTGCTGATGTATCGTCGGAACTACCACTGCTTTGGCGACGGGAAATGGTAGTCGGTTCTTATATTCCTCATTGGGTAAAAGTATTTGACGGGATGCAACAATTCCCAGCGATTACCTTTGTCATTAACCGCCAGCATCGTGCCTATGCTGGGAAAATTTCTCCACAAACAATGATTAACAGTATTGCCACCGCATCTGGAGAGCTTGGTTCTTGTGCTGATTACTTGATGCAAACTGTTAACGGATTAATGAAAGTAGGAATCAAAGATCAGCAATTGTTTTGGCTTTCTAAGCAGGTGTTAATCCTGCAGAATCAGCTAGGTCTTAATATAAGTTCTGACTATTGA
- a CDS encoding deoxyribodipyrimidine photo-lyase, 8-HDF type, whose product MSDLILFWHRRDLRISDNTGLAAARKQSPKVVGVFCLDPNILQRDDIAAVRVTYMIGCLQALQKRYAEAGSQLLILHGNPMQAIPALATALNAKAVFWNWDVEPYSQERDRTIIDALQEKGIAFLTENWDQILHLPAEIRTGGNAPYTVYTPFWKNWISKAKAKPVETLQNAEGLTTIEQEIAQQTGAIPLPTAKDLGFIWDGELVLPPGEAAAQERLEEFSASAINEYQEQRNFPAMDGTSQLSAALKFGAIGIRTVWQTTLETLENSRSDETTTSIRTWQQELAWREFYQHAMYHFPELAEGAYREAFKSFPWENNEEHYQAWCEGRTGYPIVDAAMRQMNESGWMHNRCRMIVASFLTKDLLISPQLGEKYFMQRLIDGDLSANNGGWQWSASSGMDPKPIRIFNPASQAQKFDPDAEYIRQWLPELRSIDTEYLVTGKITPLERRAVGYPDPIVDHKIQQKQFKQVYQQQKN is encoded by the coding sequence ATGTCTGACCTAATTCTATTTTGGCATCGCCGCGATTTAAGGATTTCTGATAATACAGGACTAGCCGCAGCCCGCAAACAAAGTCCTAAGGTAGTGGGAGTATTTTGCCTTGATCCGAATATTCTCCAACGGGATGATATTGCGGCGGTGCGGGTAACTTATATGATTGGCTGCTTACAAGCATTACAAAAGCGCTATGCGGAAGCTGGTAGCCAGTTATTAATACTTCATGGTAATCCCATGCAAGCAATTCCCGCCTTAGCTACGGCGTTGAATGCCAAAGCTGTGTTTTGGAACTGGGATGTAGAACCCTATTCTCAAGAACGCGATCGCACTATAATTGATGCGCTCCAAGAAAAAGGTATTGCATTTTTAACAGAAAACTGGGATCAAATCCTGCACTTGCCAGCAGAAATTCGCACAGGTGGTAATGCCCCTTACACTGTTTACACCCCATTCTGGAAAAATTGGATTAGCAAAGCCAAGGCTAAACCAGTAGAAACTCTGCAAAATGCTGAAGGTTTAACAACCATTGAACAAGAAATTGCCCAACAAACTGGAGCAATACCATTACCTACCGCCAAAGATTTAGGATTTATTTGGGATGGTGAATTAGTTCTTCCCCCAGGAGAAGCCGCAGCGCAAGAACGGTTAGAGGAATTTAGCGCCAGTGCGATTAATGAATACCAGGAACAGCGAAATTTTCCAGCTATGGATGGTACATCGCAACTGAGTGCAGCTTTAAAATTTGGCGCGATCGGCATTCGTACCGTTTGGCAAACTACCCTAGAAACGCTAGAGAATAGCCGTAGCGACGAAACCACAACCAGCATCCGCACATGGCAACAAGAACTAGCATGGCGGGAATTTTATCAACACGCAATGTATCACTTCCCAGAATTAGCTGAAGGTGCATACCGCGAAGCCTTCAAAAGCTTTCCTTGGGAAAACAACGAAGAACATTATCAAGCTTGGTGTGAAGGCAGAACAGGTTACCCCATCGTTGATGCAGCCATGCGCCAAATGAATGAAAGCGGTTGGATGCATAATCGTTGTCGGATGATTGTTGCCAGTTTCTTGACTAAGGACTTATTAATCAGTCCGCAATTGGGAGAAAAATACTTTATGCAGAGATTGATTGATGGGGACTTATCTGCCAATAATGGTGGTTGGCAATGGAGTGCTTCTAGTGGCATGGATCCCAAACCTATACGCATTTTCAACCCAGCTAGCCAAGCCCAAAAATTTGATCCAGATGCCGAATATATTCGCCAATGGTTGCCAGAATTGCGGTCTATAGATACTGAATATTTAGTCACTGGTAAAATAACACCACTTGAACGCCGTGCTGTTGGCTATCCTGATCCCATTGTGGATCATAAGATTCAGCAAAAACAGTTTAAACAGGTTTATCAACAGCAAAAAAACTGA
- a CDS encoding IS630 family transposase (programmed frameshift): MKPYSLDFRQKILDTYLSGGISQRQLANKFCVSLGFIEKLLKQYRETASIAPKVRTKQTPPKLNEEQIKILEEIVEAKNDATLKEIRFILKEKTGITVGISTVDRMLQRIEISLKKKTLHASEKETERVQLLRVQFWLQLHGIPAENLVFIDEAGANLSLIRHSARSKKGKRAHGSRPQKRCKNVSIIGAIALKGVISQYSILGASDGLTFEAYISQKLVPLLWEGACVIMDNCSIHKGRDIEKLIEAAGAKLIYLPPYSPDFSPIENCWSKIKTLLRSIGARSYPDLAKAIESAFNQVSLNDIYNWFTHSCYCTSPD; the protein is encoded by the exons ATGAAACCATATTCCCTGGACTTTCGCCAAAAAATATTGGATACATACTTATCAGGTGGAATATCACAACGTCAATTAGCAAACAAATTTTGTGTCAGTTTAGGTTTTATTGAGAAATTACTAAAGCAATATAGAGAAACAGCAAGTATCGCTCCTAAAGTTAGGACAAAACAAACTCCTCCAAAGCTCAACGAAGAACAAATTAAGATTCTGGAAGAAATAGTTGAAGCTAAAAATGATGCGACCTTAAAAGAAATCCGCTTCATTCTCAAAGAAAAAACAGGGATAACAGTTGGTATATCTACGGTAGACAGGATGTTACAGAGGATAGAAATAAGCCTTA AAAAAAAAACATTGCACGCCTCCGAAAAAGAGACTGAAAGAGTTCAATTATTAAGAGTACAGTTCTGGCTTCAACTTCATGGTATACCAGCGGAAAACCTTGTCTTTATTGACGAAGCCGGAGCTAATCTATCTTTAATAAGACACTCTGCTCGTTCTAAAAAAGGTAAAAGAGCTCATGGGTCGCGACCTCAAAAACGCTGTAAAAATGTCTCCATAATTGGAGCGATTGCTCTCAAAGGTGTGATTAGTCAATATAGTATTTTAGGAGCATCTGACGGGCTAACATTTGAGGCTTACATTTCTCAAAAATTAGTTCCTCTTCTGTGGGAAGGCGCTTGTGTAATCATGGATAATTGTTCAATTCATAAAGGTAGAGATATTGAGAAATTAATCGAAGCTGCTGGAGCTAAATTGATTTATTTACCACCATATTCCCCGGATTTTTCACCAATTGAAAACTGTTGGTCAAAAATTAAAACTTTACTACGTTCTATTGGAGCTAGAAGTTATCCAGACTTAGCAAAAGCAATTGAAAGTGCTTTTAATCAAGTCTCGTTAAATGATATTTATAATTGGTTTACCCATTCTTGTTACTGTACTTCACCAGACTGA
- a CDS encoding ABC transporter permease — MTSSRQRLRGTGFKISQLQILLADSLTIFWGDWLDLRIRIVQIAASGLVSPLIYILAFGLGLGSSIRPGSGIGGNYNNYLEFILPGMVALSSMTISFGGTTFSICGERLFTKTFEEFLLVPIQPIALHIGKMLAGVVRGLMTSGSVILVALLLTGNWNFLHPLFLLLLVLNCTVFAGLGVIVGLTVRSLESVGFYNNFIIIPMSFLGATFFDPGTLPVALKVLVYLLPLTYTSIGLRAITHLPLSQFPWYSLPILSVIAIALTIWGGYKFAHLQD; from the coding sequence GTGACATCTTCTAGACAGCGACTCAGGGGCACAGGCTTTAAAATCTCGCAATTACAAATTCTCTTGGCTGATAGCCTGACAATTTTTTGGGGAGATTGGCTAGATTTACGTATAAGAATAGTGCAAATTGCGGCATCTGGCTTAGTATCTCCACTAATATATATTTTAGCCTTTGGCTTAGGTTTAGGGAGTTCAATTCGTCCAGGGTCAGGAATTGGTGGTAACTATAATAACTACCTAGAATTTATTCTGCCGGGGATGGTAGCGTTATCATCAATGACCATCAGCTTTGGTGGCACAACATTTTCAATTTGTGGTGAGAGGCTATTCACTAAAACCTTTGAAGAATTTTTGTTAGTCCCCATACAACCCATAGCATTGCACATCGGCAAAATGCTGGCAGGAGTTGTACGGGGATTGATGACTTCTGGCTCTGTAATTTTAGTGGCGCTGCTGTTAACAGGTAATTGGAACTTTTTGCATCCACTTTTCCTGTTGTTACTGGTACTCAACTGTACCGTGTTCGCAGGGTTAGGGGTAATTGTCGGATTAACTGTGCGATCGCTAGAATCGGTAGGCTTCTACAACAACTTTATAATTATCCCTATGTCATTCTTAGGGGCCACCTTCTTTGACCCTGGTACTTTACCAGTTGCCCTCAAAGTTTTAGTTTACCTATTACCCCTAACCTATACCAGCATTGGGCTACGGGCAATCACCCATTTACCCTTATCCCAATTTCCCTGGTACAGCCTGCCAATATTATCAGTAATTGCGATCGCTCTTACTATCTGGGGTGGCTATAAATTTGCTCATTTACAAGATTAG
- a CDS encoding response regulator, with amino-acid sequence MNKTKEILICDDSVESALWLKSALLINGFNSKIFNSGLGLLTYLENNHDVPELLIVDLRMPVISGLEIIQQIKQSDRLKSMAIILVTAMDSLDITNFKHLEIQGFMRKPINLDILISQITAILPKD; translated from the coding sequence ATGAATAAGACAAAAGAGATATTAATTTGTGATGATTCTGTAGAAAGTGCGCTATGGTTAAAATCAGCACTATTAATCAATGGTTTTAACAGTAAGATATTTAATTCTGGTTTAGGATTGCTCACTTATTTAGAAAATAACCATGATGTACCAGAATTATTAATAGTAGATTTGCGAATGCCTGTAATCAGCGGATTAGAGATTATTCAACAGATAAAACAATCCGATAGGCTGAAATCTATGGCTATTATTCTAGTAACAGCAATGGATTCACTGGATATTACAAATTTCAAGCATTTGGAAATCCAGGGATTTATGAGAAAGCCTATTAATTTAGATATTCTCATTTCTCAAATTACAGCAATTTTGCCAAAAGATTAA